From Coffea arabica cultivar ET-39 unplaced genomic scaffold, Coffea Arabica ET-39 HiFi ptg000002l, whole genome shotgun sequence:
tgtgtatcttTCTTTACATTATCGTTCAACAACTCGATTAGATTGTGATACGCAAAACATCATTTTGTATTAGGTAAAATACATCtacacataatataaatgtgtTAACTCGAGCAGGCACAAGAAAAAATGTGAAATTCAACTGTAGATTATGGCATTGTAGCAATGTATGACTCGAAACCTTGGCCGCCCATTAATGCAGCAATGCCAGTCATAATACAACTGCACAGAGggcccccaaaaaaaattttttttttttttaaatttacttCATAGGCAATAGAAATCTGACCTGTCATTTTTTCCATGAACTGCCAACATCATACAGTAGCACATGACACTAGGCAGTATGCCCAACTCCTTAATTTCTTCAAACTGCTGCTCACTCTCGTCTGCAAGACCAGCAAAGCAGTAAACACTCAAAATTGCCTCAAGAGTACACTCATCAGGATCACATCTTGCCTTTTCCATTTCCACATAAGCCTTCATAGCATCTTCAAACTGCCCTCCCTGCCTGTATCCTTCAATAACACCATTAAACGAATCCCTGTTCCTCGGAACACCCAGCTCACCCATTCTCATAATAATCGCTTCAAACTCCTTGTACAGCCCTCCTTTAGCAAATGCATGAATCAATGAATTATACGTCTCAACAATTGGCTTGCTTCCCACCTCATTCATCGTGTTGAACGCAACGAGAGCCTCCTCATACAACGCAGCCTGACCATAAGCTTCAATTACTGCAGTGTATGCCTTAGAACTCGGCACAATCCCCTTCTCTTTCATGTGAAGAAGAATTCTCTTTGCATCCTCGTGCAGCCCACCCTTTCCACATGCATACATCAAGCCCTCGCAGGTCTCCATATTCGGCTCCACATTTTCCTCAGCCATATCATGAAACAACGTCACAACCTCCTTGAAATACCCTCCTTCCCCGAAAACCTGTATAAGTATGTTATATGTGGCCGCATCGGGATGTATGTTACTCACCTTCATCTCAAGAAATAGGTCTCTAACCTCATCGTATCTCCCTTGACCCCCGTACAAGTTGAGCAAGATGCTGTAGGTGGAGGCATTGGGCACGCACCCTGCAGCCTGCATTTGCCTAAACACCCCAACGGCCTCTTTGATGGACCCTGAATCCGCATAAGCCTCCAACAGCACGTTATAACTCGTAACCTCGGGTAAATTCCCCTCTTCCTCCATTTCCCTCAACAACACCCCAACCTTGTCTAGCCTCCCCAACTTCCCAAACGTCTCGACCAGATACCTATAGGTATTTATATCGGGTAAAACCCCACCTTCGTTCATGGTCTTAAACACCATCTCCGCCTCGTCCCCCAGCTTCCTACTGGCGCAGGCGCTCAGGAGAGTATTGTAAGTGACTAAATCCGGCTGAATCCCTTCGTGCCGCATTTCGGCGAACAAGCCCAGAAGCCCCTCCCACTCGTAGCCGCCGCGAGCGCAGGCATTGATAACGGTATTGTAAGTGAGGATGCTAGGAAGAATTCGGTCTCTCTTTTTCATCTGGTCCAGCAGACTTAAAGAGGTTTGGTACTGACCGTTTCGGCCATAGGCATTAATGATGGCGGTGTAGGAGAGAACGGTCCTGACGACGTTGTGCTGGGGCATTTCGTCGAATACCTCAGAGGCTTTCTCGAGAAGGCCTTCGCGGCCGAGAATGCCGATGAGGAGAGCGTAAATGTGCTCGTTGGGCTTGCACCAGAGCTGGCGCTGCATGTACTTGAAGAGGCGGAGGGAGCGCTGCCAGTCGGCGCGGGAGGCGAACTCCTTGAAGACGAGGGAGAAGTCGGAGAGGGAGAGCTTGTTCTTGAAAGCGTCGAGGCATCGGGCGATGCTGCCGCGGGGAGGAAGACTGGAGAGCTTGTTGATGAGGGTCTCGACGTCGTAGCTGTACTTGCCCTTTTCGACGAGAACAGAAGGGTTGCCGAGGATGAGTTCTTTGGGCTTGGCGCGGACGGAGACGGCGGTGGTGGAAGGTCGCGGGAAGGTGGTGAGGAAATGGAGTTTGGGGGAAGAGGGGAAGGAGTAGGAGGAAGAATGCGTACAAGGGGAAGGGCTGTGGAAGCGGGGGTACAAGGCGAGGGACATTTTCGTCACTCGCTCACTGTGACATCGGTGTATGGGGGGCTCTCAGCTCTCATCTCCAAGAAGAAGATGACACAGAATGAAGATGTTGACTGCTCCTTTCGTTTTTTGTCTTGCCCTCAAAAAAGGCTTAGCTTTGCAGTGGAATTGAGCCTTCCGTTCTTCTTGAGAGGAGAAGAAGAATATTTAGTATAAGATACACTTAGAGCTTCATTGTGTTTGAGGAACTTATCTACTAAACCATCATATTATCATTAAGAAACCTTCTTCTTTCTCCCACTTATCTACTAAACCATCATATTATCATTAAGAAACCTTCTTCTTTCTCCCTTTCATAACTCACAGTTTTTTGTATGAGTGTTTCGATAAATGGACTCTGCGAAGACACTTCAAAAGCCGGTAACTTTTGAAGTGCTCCGCAGCACTTAACTACTAAACCCCCCAAACCCCCCCAAGCGATGTGGGAACTTAACCCCACAGGGTGCCCTGCTGCTAAGAAGTAAAGACCCCCCAGACTCCCCGAGACAGGTTTTTCCCTTTCATAACTCACAGTTTTTTGTATGAGTGTTTCGATAAATGGACTCTGCGAAGACACTTCAAAAGCCGGTAACTTTTGAAGTGCTCCGCAGCACTTAACTACTAAACCCCCCAAACCCCCCCAAGCGATGTGGGAACTTAACCCCACAGGGAGAAACCTTCTTCTTTCTCAAGTCAGAGTTTAAGTCAGAGTTGACAGGTTTTCAATTCAGAGTTTCATATATCAAACCTGATCTCGACTTATCAAGTAATTtaatttagggataatttcagaaacctcccctgaggtttctgacagtttCACTCCCCTCCCCTGTGGTTTCTGAAATTCCACAAACCTCCTCTAAAACTTGATAGGCAATGCCAAAATAGACCCAATTTAAAAatacaaacaataaaaaattagtATCTGGAGAGAGAAACAAGTGTATACCACAAATGCCCTCATTATCTTGGGTTAGAGAGCTAATCTGATGTGAAGAATTGGGAGGGAATTTAAGAAGAATGAAACTTGGGGGGTGTAAGTGAGACCAATCAACAGACAAGCACACAACGTCAGGGGAGGTTTTAGTGGAGGGTTCTTACTTCTGGTTATTAGATTAGTGGAGCAATGCTCTTTCCAAAGTGTTCATAGTGTACAAAACAAGATTTAGAGCATTTCATTCATGTAGAAAGCTATGATGAACATTGAGTGTCAGGAATTAAAACAACTGAGCAGAaaatctctcttgttttctttactTCAGCCATTCAGCAATGCTGTCAATCCACTGGTCACTGAAGCCTTAAGAGTAGGAGAAACTGAATCACTTCCCAGAAATACATCAAAAAGAGCTAATATCACATTTGTTGACTCAGTAGTTGCATCAACACCAGAAGGCAACCCATCACTCGATACAGAAACCTACAGATTTTTTAAGAGAGTCAAGCTGATATGTTTACAAGAAAGAAAATAGCACAGTAGAAGCTCAAGActaagaagaaaagaggaaacaCATCTTTAGCAAAAAGCCATCAGCATATAAAGAAATGCAGGAAAATTGAATTTTACTACATGCAACTTACAAGCATTTTGGTAGAGTCCGGCCAAGTCAAGAAGATAATGGTACCCTTATTAAGAGGCCTTCCTTGAAACAGAGTACTAAATGTAGAAAGAGCAGCGGTATCAACTGGAGCAGGCGATTTAATTCTTGGAGAGATGGCTTCATCTAAGGCATCCCAAAACGTTTTACCATCCACATCTCTCACCAGAACAATTTGCAGAGATTTTTCCAAAGGAGCTGCAGTTTCCAATCAATATTAGCTTCTTAATTTACTTTTCCCTCTCCTCTCTTTCCTTGTTCAATCAGATTTGATAAATGCAAACAGTTTTATCCTAGTGAAATTGACTGATTCACATATAGCCCAGCAGCATACACCTTGACACCAATGATTGCAAAAACTCTCTCCCTGTATCCTGACATTATTGcaataaatttaatatttgcaGAAGATAATTTTTTCAATCAGCAGCTACAATCCCAAATTGAATGGAATCATTTCAAAGTTCAAGCAGCAAGCTCCTTAATTTGCACTAAAAGGATGTTTGAGAAACTGACCAGTTCCAGTTAATGACATTGAGGTGGAGCAGCCTAGAATGATTAATGACGTTCGGAACTTTACTTTTGTTGCAGGCTCCTCTGTATATTCTTTACTTTCAACTAAAGCATAACTCAATGGTAAAAG
This genomic window contains:
- the LOC140032676 gene encoding pentatricopeptide repeat-containing protein At1g74850, chloroplastic-like (The sequence of the model RefSeq protein was modified relative to this genomic sequence to represent the inferred CDS: added 761 bases not found in genome assembly), which translates into the protein MSLALYPRFHSPSPCTHSSSYSFPSSPKLHFLTTFPRPSTTAVSVRAKPKELILGNPSVLVEKGKYSYDVETLINKLSSLPPRGSIARCLDAFKNKLSLSDFSLVFKEFASRADWQRSLRLFKYMQRQLWCKPNEHIYALLIGILGREGLLEKASEVFDEMPQHNVVRTVLSYTAIINAYGRNGQYQTSLSLLDQMKKRDRILPSILTYNTVINACARGGYEWEGLLGLFAEMRHEGIQPDLVTYNTLLSACASRKLGDEAEMVFKTMNEGGVLPDINTYRYLVETFGKLGRLDKVGVLLREMEEEGNLPEVTSYNVLLEAYADSGSIKEAVGVFRQMQAAGCVPNASTYSILLNLYGGQGRYDEVRDLFLEMKVSNIHPDAATYNILIQVFGEGGYFKEVVTLFHDMAEENVEPNMETCEGLMYACGKGGLHEDAKRILLHMKEKGIVPSSKAYTAVIEAYGQAALYEEALVAFNTMNEVGSKPIVETYNSLIHAFAKGGLYKEFEAIIMRMGELGVPRNRDSFNGVIEGYRQGGQFEDAMKAYVEMEKARCDPDECTLEAILSVYCFAGLADESEQQFEEIKELGILPSVMCYCMMLAVHGKNDRLDRAYDLLDEMLSTKASNIHQVMGQMIRGDFDDESNWQMVEYVLDKLNSEGCGLGMRFYNTLLEALWWLGQKERAAKVLNEATKRGLFPELFRINKFVWSVNVHRMWPGGACTAISVWLKNMQGRVDDGEDLPQLASVVVVRGHMERSSITRDFPVAKAAYSLLKDSVSSSFCFPGWNKGRIVCQKSQLKRILSSTESSSEEHNSDAVINISNSPLPFVETGTSRSDVKRRRHESAGIETGFRTRIELTTSTA